ACCGAAGGATAAACTAGCGATAAATGCTAATTTTATTGAAGCTGTGCAATCTTGTAGTTCTTCAGATAGTGTGAAAAATGAGTTAATTAAGGTGATTCGGGTGTTATGTAAATGTTCTGGTTTAGAAGTACCGGAGTTAAATAACTTTAAAATCCAATCTACTGCTAAAAGAAAGCGGGATATACCGACAGATTTAGAAATTGAGAAAGAATATTTAAGGTTTCAAAACTATGCTTTGAACCGTCCCACTAAGTTAATAAATAGGGAAGATCGGAATAATTGGAAATTATGGAGATGGGTATATGGAATGTTGTCAACTTATGGATTAAGACCATTAGAAATTTTTGTTAAACCTGATTTAGATTGGTGGTTATCATCAGATAATACCATGAATACATGGCGAGTAAATGAAGAATGTAAAACTGGAGACAGGGAAGCATTACCATTATATCCGCGTTGGATTGAGAGTTTTAATTTGAAAAATGATCAAGAAGCAATTGAGTTATTAAAAGCAAAGATTGCCGATAAAATTACCAGTAAACAACTTAATGCCGTGCGACATGGTACAGATAGATGGTTTAGATTTGTAGAGATTCCCTTTCAACCCTATGATTTACGTCACGCCTGGGCAATTAGAGCGCATTTGATGGGGATTCCTATTAAAGCTGCGGCTGATAATTTGGGTCATTCTGTGAATATGCACACTTCAATTTATCAGAAGTGGTTTAGTTTAGAAAATCGCAATGTGGCTATTGAAGAAGCTATTAAGAAGAAGTCAAAGGCGGAAGAGTTACAAGAGATGGTTATTCACCTGGAAAGGGAAAATGATCGGTTAAGAATTGAGAATGAACGATTGAGGTTGCAGATGGGACACAGTTTGATGAAAATTGAGTTAAGATAAGAGTTAGCCTCACGCTCTAGACGCAGAGGCGCAAAGAGTAATTTTATAAAACTAGGAATGTTATAAGATATGTCTTATAGTCAATTTACATCTATTGGTAAGGTTAAAGAAGCTTTTGGGTTAAAAACTCAGGAAGGTGGGCGTTTTATTCCTGTTATTGAAAAAATTGAACCATCTGTGACGCTAAAAGCATATCTTGAAGAAAGTTTACCGCTTGCTGGTTCTGCTAGTGAAAAAGCACGTTCAGAAGGGATTATTTACCCAGTTTTGTTAGAGGTCAGAAGAATTTTAGATCGGCAAATTAGTTTATTTTCGGGTGAAGATTTTACAGTTGATGAGTCAGTGGGACTTAATGGAATTTGCGATTTTCTATTAAGTAGTTCTCCTGAAGTGTTAGAAATTGAAGCGCCTGTAATTGTCATTGTCGAAGCAAAAAAGGCTGATTTAAGAACTGGATTTGGACAATGTATTGCAGAGATGGTGGCCGCGCAAAGATTTAATGCTGCTAAAAATAATCCCCTTAGCGTTATTTATGGTGTAATTAGTAGTGGTACACAATGGCGTTTCCTGAAGTTGGAAAATGATCTTGTCACTATTGATTTGATGGATTATGCTCTCCCACCTGTGGAAGAAATTTTGAGTATGTTAGTTTGGATGATGCAAAATGGGGGTTAATTCAGCAATTAAAAATTACTTCCCAATAGTTAATCTATATCCTCTAGTTCAGGAATATGTTCATTTTCATAGTTTTCAATTAAAACTCCGATGACTTCCATGAGTGAAGCAAGGGGATGGCTTTCATCTTCACCAACTTGATCTATAAGAGAATCTAGTATATCAACTAAGTGTTCATATTCCTGTTCTGTGTGAGGAACAAAGACATTTTCGGCAATGGATGACCAAGCATTAATGGTTTTTTCAAAGTTTAAAGTTTGCATTATTCTTTCCACTTTCCTTCATCATATTCTGAATGTGTTAGCACAGCACGGATATAGATTTTTTGGCGGTTATAATGAATTGCTGCAATTAGTCTAACTTTGTTACCACCAATATTAAAAACTGTCAATTTACCAACTTGATCTGCTGATGGAAACATTTGACGGAGTTCTACAAATGAGATAAATTCATTTTCCTTTACTAATTGATACCACTGAGATAGAGCATTTTTTGTATCTGGATAAAGTTTAGCAAATTCATTTAGTCGTTTACGAGTAATAATGTGCATTTGAAAAACCCTGATTTCTTAGTAATTTAGTCATATTTTAACTTTTGTGGTAGTTGTTGAAAAACTAATTCACCTTCTATTACTTCACCTTGACGAATTTGCTCTGTTCCTTCAGCAATTTTTCGTCTTAATTCACTAAGTTGCTTTTCTTTTTCCTCATGTTGTTCTAAAAGTTGAAAAGCTATGGATAATAACTCATCAATGCTTTTATATTTACCTTGTTGTAGTTTTTCAAGAATGTATTTTTCCTGATCTGGCTTGACTGCAATTTGCATTTTTATCTCCTTATCTTTGAATTGATAATAATTCTCCAGATTATATCCTTAACATTCATTTTAGCATTAAATCACCTACTTTTATCCACTAAATGCGATTCCTACGGAGTGCTTCGCTATCGCAC
The window above is part of the Dolichospermum sp. DET69 genome. Proteins encoded here:
- a CDS encoding integrase, which codes for MNRSQEAFADFQPTAITDGGYLGRMQAVNDQEVHITTKLQTELKAVNTRLKAAKVCVYIRKSGNCLQLRSTLPIKPGDIDKNGSGTKQYDISLNIPFNFDGLNTAEEEAYELGKLIARKQFQWTDKYLGKTRIKANLQNISDLIINFEETYFQTRKRTLKSENTFNSYQYIAQKHLPKDKLAINANFIEAVQSCSSSDSVKNELIKVIRVLCKCSGLEVPELNNFKIQSTAKRKRDIPTDLEIEKEYLRFQNYALNRPTKLINREDRNNWKLWRWVYGMLSTYGLRPLEIFVKPDLDWWLSSDNTMNTWRVNEECKTGDREALPLYPRWIESFNLKNDQEAIELLKAKIADKITSKQLNAVRHGTDRWFRFVEIPFQPYDLRHAWAIRAHLMGIPIKAAADNLGHSVNMHTSIYQKWFSLENRNVAIEEAIKKKSKAEELQEMVIHLERENDRLRIENERLRLQMGHSLMKIELR
- a CDS encoding type II toxin-antitoxin system HigB family toxin; translation: MHIITRKRLNEFAKLYPDTKNALSQWYQLVKENEFISFVELRQMFPSADQVGKLTVFNIGGNKVRLIAAIHYNRQKIYIRAVLTHSEYDEGKWKE
- a CDS encoding type II toxin-antitoxin system ParD family antitoxin; translation: MQIAVKPDQEKYILEKLQQGKYKSIDELLSIAFQLLEQHEEKEKQLSELRRKIAEGTEQIRQGEVIEGELVFQQLPQKLKYD